The Lathyrus oleraceus cultivar Zhongwan6 chromosome 5, CAAS_Psat_ZW6_1.0, whole genome shotgun sequence genome includes the window gtaacaaggggagttttggttttagtcacggtagcttgcataaaagtgtaagaaaatgaggtaaaagttttggtttttctatttgagagagattgtcaaagttagggttcgacgatcactttgcatgtatatgttcgatcaacaaaactcataaactcctttagatgataaactatttcacaaagtcctcccaatgtgtttatctctaacacacattgtgggttttcccattttgatccattgtttatctctaacacaatctatcaaaataacaacttgttggttcaactttatggtgaacaaaatcattcattactatctctagctaacaaacaaaattggatgaaaacctaggtaaagagttggtaaacatctctcgatcataaaccaacacaaagagttatcaataaaacaaagttttcaccatatattcatcattaaagagtttacaaatgaagatcatcccatatacacacaaagctatgatcatctacatctaaccttgacaaaatgaaggacttagctactcattttcatggtagcttggtcaacaagtttcggtcgaaggttgatcaacatccgagtcgaagaatcgagattggatgggaatccaccttctttttgtagaatattgttaagagatgaagaaaaatgaagaaaatgggtttctaggttacaaaatgTGATCCCAAGAAAATGCAGAAAATATCTAAAAATGCTAAGTCTAAAAGTATCCAgtccaaaaagtagcccctgctacttatagtactgctgtctgagttgtcatgctcgctaggcgagcagaatggttcgcctaacgagccccaaaataggccaccTGAGGCACatgcgcccagagaaatatctAAGTCCAGAttgcatgttcgctaggcgaagcccacgcttcctccttcgctccagcgagtttaaatggttttgctactggaattgctcgctgggaggttgctaggtgctcgcctagcgagtaagtgctggCTGTGAATTTGCCCAAGTCTGCGGGTGTTCGCTACTACCATCGCCACAGCGAGTTTGCTGactttgctactgtaaaattctggggAAGTTCGCTGGCAGCTAGCTGGGTGCTCGCCTCGCGAGCACTTCGCTACaacactcgcctagcgagcatgctgatgaatgccAACTTTTCatggttcctttgccaactttcttgtgccttcattttctattctttcatgcctaattcctgcacagtaacgcacaaattaaaggtaccaagatcatttaacattgtattgcaaatcatcaaaagcgaaggcggtttcgaacactttaacgacaaaaaggagtgaaagatgcccacatttgatagctcaaataagcacttttgggcatctaagAGCCATCTATTATATCTCACAGTGACACAACCTGATATTCAATATGCTATTAACACTCTCAGCCAATTCATGCAATCTCCATATACCTCTCATATGGATGCAACCACACACGTTCTTCGATATCTTAAAGGGAGTGTTGACAAATGCTTATTTTTCTCAGCAACTAGCTCCATTAATTTAGTTGGATATGCAGACTTTGATTGGGCCGGTTGTCCTATAACTCGTCGATCCACTGTTGTCTATTTCACCATGTTGGGTTCTAATCCAATTTCATGGAAATCCAAGAAGCAACCAACAATTTCACGTTCTTCTGCTGAAGCGGAATATCGTTCCCTTACAACTTTATCTTTTGAGTTACAATGGTTAAAATACCTCCTCTCCGATCTAGGTACTGATCACCCTCTATCGATCACAGTTTATTGTGATAGTCAAACTGCCATCCATATTGTCGAAAATCCAGTTTTTCATGAACGCACCAAACACATTGAAATTGATTGTCATTTTGTTCGCGAGAAAATTAAACCGGGTCTTATCACTCTTTCATATCTCCGGTCTTTTGACCAACTAGTTGACATTTTTACTAAACCTCTTGGAGGCGATTCTTATAAATGACTACTCGGCAAGTTAGGTGTTCTTGAGATTTCAATCCCACCTCCAACTTGAGGGGGGTGTTAGGAATATATTATACAATTAATGAATACCAAAATTACAGCAAAGTTATGCGTGTACATAGCTGATTAATGCATATCAAGTACAACAAGGCAAAGCTTATCAATTGTATCTCTTCATATGAAAATTGTTATCAATTGTATTAATAGGTTTTTATTATAGGAAAATTATAGGCTAGGCTTTCAATGCATATATCCTTGTATCCATTTTAGTTTATACGGTACGTGTAAATCACATGAAATCATGTATATATGTAAAACAATGAAACAAAGACAACATTCTGATACAACAATTATTCCTCCTTTACTACATATTGATTTGTTTCTCTAATTTGTAATATAACTACTAGAAAGTCAATTAATCTATTTCCTATCTACGCTTACAcaataataattataaatttatAAAACCTAGCTAAATGTAATTCTATGAGAGCGATAAAAACTTAATCATGCAAACTATACAGAAAATAAAGAGAAGGATAAAGTAGAGTGCACTCGTGTTTATACGAGTTTAGCATGTCCGTCCTTGCTTTGTGCCTAATTCAGTCTCCAATGGCGAACCATTGAAAATTAACAGTCTTCCACTATTTTGACCATTTGTTGGACAAGTAACTTTGAACATTGGGGGTTTGAATTATgttgttttgaaaaatgattgCACCAGAGATTTATAGATGTTCAGCATAATCATATTTTACAAAACTTTGATCACTTAGACACGGATTAGGCGATCTTTCGCACTTCCTCTCATTCACAAACTctgaagtttcaaaatcccttgCTTTATTCACTATTGGTTAAGTACTTTATTTAAAGCTTTACTTCTTTTATTCGATGAGGCTTGATAATGCTTCTTGATGAACACCATTATCGTAGATATCAATTGAATCAGAAATCATCTCTTATTCTATCGAACGCCACTTAAGATTGAGTGTTTTTTTTAAGAGATTCGACATTAAGTGTTTTTATAAGGGCTTAATATTGAATAGAAAATGGTAAGACGGTCTATATGTCATGTGCTCAATATAAATATAAAGAAAtaatttatttgaaaaaaaaatgataTTCTTGAATTTATATAAGAAAACAAAATGATATTTTGATATTTAAATTGGAAAAGATAGTatatttccaaaaaaaaaaaatcctcAAATTTAAACCTTAAAATTATTGTGCATATTTGTCCATTTATAAAAAAGATGACTATTCTCTCCTCTCATCAATTTAACGCAGTCACGCGTTAAATATTTTTCTATcattaaattaaaattaaataattatttattttgttcTAAAATATTTATCGCATCTTATTAAATTATTTATCTCGAAATAATTATCACATTTTAGTTTGTAATTCATTTATAATGTATATCTTTCAATAATACCTTTTAATTAATCTTCTCAATTTATTATTCTCTCACTCTTCATTTATCATAATTCAAATACTCTTCCCTTtcttttatttattatatttttttaatctATTTAAAATGATCAACTATGACAATTATTTTGGAATAGAGGAAgtaaaattttaaataaattatatttttaaatttaaataatttgATATTAATATTAATCTAACAATTGAAAAAATGTCAAATGTAGCGATATATATACGTGGATCTCATTTCTTAAACAAGTGTGTTGCATCTACATTCTACATGTCTCATTCAACTTTGTCTAGTTAAAGCTGGCACGGCTGTTCATTACCGCAAATTACAAAACACATAGAATTAGAGTGTTTGCCATTGGTTCAAAGGAAACCAGCTCTCTCTGTTCAACATACACACCAGTTTTGTTGACTATCAGAAAGATGAGCACTCCTCCTCTAAAACACATTTCTGAATGCTTCATCAAACCGCATCCCCCAATCCAAGACTCAAACCAAATATGCTATTTAACACCTTGGGATATATGCATATTATCTGCAAAATATATCCAAAAGGGACTTCTCTTCAAAAAACCAACATCATCACTAGTTAATCAGCCAGATTTTATCGATAATCTGTTGACAAAACTTAAACACTCTCTTTCCCTCACACTTTTTCATTACTATCCCCTCTCAGGTCGTCTTGTTACCAAGAAAACGCAAGACCCTCCTTCTTACTCCGTCTTTGTCGATTGCAAAAACAGTCCCGGAGCTAAATTTATTTATGCAACTTTAGATATCAACATAGATGATATCCTATCTCCCATTGACGTTCCACCCATTGTTCAATCCTTCTTTGATCACCACAGAGCAGTTAACCATGACGGTCACACCATGTCTTTGTTATCCATCCAAGTCACTGAATTATTGGATGGTGTTTTCATAGCTTGTTCCATGAACCACTCTCTTGGTGATGGAACTGCTTATTGGAATTTCTTTAACGCGTTTTCTGAAATATTTCAAAATGGCACTAATACTATTCCTCTTTCAATTTCACACCAACCTATCCATAATAAATGGTTTCCAGAAGGTCATGGTCCAATTATCAACCTTCCTTTCAAACATCGGCATGAGTTTATTTACAGGTATGAAGCACCTGTTTTGAGAGAGAGAATCTTCTATTTTTCAGCAGAATCTATAGCAAAACTCAAAGCAAAGGCTAACGAAGAATCTAACACA containing:
- the LOC127088108 gene encoding uncharacterized acetyltransferase At3g50280, with the protein product MSTPPLKHISECFIKPHPPIQDSNQICYLTPWDICILSAKYIQKGLLFKKPTSSLVNQPDFIDNLLTKLKHSLSLTLFHYYPLSGRLVTKKTQDPPSYSVFVDCKNSPGAKFIYATLDINIDDILSPIDVPPIVQSFFDHHRAVNHDGHTMSLLSIQVTELLDGVFIACSMNHSLGDGTAYWNFFNAFSEIFQNGTNTIPLSISHQPIHNKWFPEGHGPIINLPFKHRHEFIYRYEAPVLRERIFYFSAESIAKLKAKANEESNTNKISSFQSLSALVWRSITRARQLQHDQKTTCKLGINNRTRMEPSLPKEYFGNSIYAVSTQTTVRELLEKNLGWAAWKIHLAIANYDDKVVRGWVEKWLESPVVFGMNMSLDPNTVLMGSSPRFNMYGNEFGMGKALAVRSGYANKFDGKITSYPGQEGGGSIDLEVCLLPDTMMDLESDEEFMNSVSMFNHLF